CACGGTCCCGGCCCACGTCACCCTGCTCGGGCCGACCGAGATCCCGGTGTCCGCGCTGGCCGCGGTGGAGGGGCACCTCGACCGGGTCGCCGCCGAGCACCTGCCGTACACCCTGCACCTGCGCGGCACCGGCACCTTCCGGCCGGTGACGCAGGTGGTCTTCGTGACGGTGGCGGCCGGCATCAGCGAGTGCGAACTGCTCGCCGCCGCCATCAACGCGGCCCCTCAACTTCGCCGTGAGCTGCGCTTTCCCTACCATCCACACGTGACGGTGGCGCAGGACGTCGCGCCGGAGGCCCTCGACCGGGCGTACGAGGACCTCGCCGACTTCTCCGCGATGTTCGAGGTGGAGGGCTTCACCCTGTTCTCGCACAGCGGGCAGACGCGGTGGCAGCCCCGCCGGTACTTCCGGCTGGGCGGCTGACCGGTGAACCTGCTGGGACGGGTCGAGGCGGGCGTCGACCGTGGCCTGCGGAGCGCCCGGCACCGCTCCCCGGCCTTCGGGCACCTGTGGCGGGCCGGGGTGCGCTACACCGACCTGCACGGCGGGCGGTTGGCCGCCGCGATCGCCTACTACGGCTTCTTCGCGGTCTTCGCCCTCGCCCTGGTGTCGTACGCGGCCTTCGGCGCGATCCTGGACGAGAACGACGAGCTGCGCGCGGGGGCGGAGGAGTTCCTCCGGGAGAACCTGCCGTTCCTCGATCCGGCGCAGGTGGCCGAGAGCAGTGGCACCGTCGGCGTGGTGGGCCTGCTGATCCTGATCCTGACCGGGATCGGCTGGGTGGAGGCGATCCGGTCCTCGCAGCGGCTGATCCACGGCCTGGACCAGCACCCCGGCAACCTGGTCGTCCGCCGGTTGGTCGACCTCGGCGTACTCCTCGTGGTCTTCGTGCTGCTCGGCGTCTCGGTGGCGGCGGTCGACGCGTTGGAGACGCTGCTGCGGTTCCTGCTGCGCAGCACCGGCTCCGTCGGGCTGACCACGGTCAGCGCGGTGCTCAGCGTGGTGGTGAACGCGGTGCTGGCGACGCTGCTGCTGGTGGCGGTGCCCCGGCTGCGGATGAGCCGGGCCCGGTTGCGGCCGGTGGTGCTGCTCGTCGCGGTCGGCATCACGCTGCTCAACACCGTCGGGCGGTTCTGGGTGGGGCGGGTGGAGCACAACCCGGCGTACACCGTGGTGGCCACCGCCGTGGGCCTGCTGGTCTATCTCTACCTGCTCAACCAGTTGGTGCTCTTCGGTGCCGCGCTGGCCGCGACCAGCCGACGCGGCCAGGTGGTCGACCTGGCGAGCCGTCCCCGGCCCGTCGACCTCGACGTGGAGAGCGATCCCGGTACCCCCGGCGGGGCCGGTTGACCGTGATGTGTGGGGAACCCGCCCCCACCTCGTCGGGCACCGACGATGATGGGCCCGTGGGGGCACTTGTGACGTTGGACCTGCCGAGCGACTCACCGATGCTCGACCTGCCGTGGATCATCACGTTCGGGCCGCTCGGAGACGCCGACGAGTGGGAGCCGGTGGTCTGCGGGCCGTACGAGCGGCCGCACGCGCTGGCGCTGGCCGAGACGGTGGTGGCCGAGGAGTCGTTGATGGCGGTGGTCGAGCCGCTGGTGCCAGCGGTGAACGTGGCGCAGATCCGTGGTGAGATCGCCGCCGCGCAGCTCGCCGCCACCGACGAGACGGTCCGGGTGGACCAGGCCGA
Above is a window of Verrucosispora sp. NA02020 DNA encoding:
- a CDS encoding 2'-5' RNA ligase family protein, whose product is MDQGSGVPSTDDIVQIGIAVDIPEPWGGELTRRRLASGDPNTVPAHVTLLGPTEIPVSALAAVEGHLDRVAAEHLPYTLHLRGTGTFRPVTQVVFVTVAAGISECELLAAAINAAPQLRRELRFPYHPHVTVAQDVAPEALDRAYEDLADFSAMFEVEGFTLFSHSGQTRWQPRRYFRLGG
- a CDS encoding YihY/virulence factor BrkB family protein gives rise to the protein MNLLGRVEAGVDRGLRSARHRSPAFGHLWRAGVRYTDLHGGRLAAAIAYYGFFAVFALALVSYAAFGAILDENDELRAGAEEFLRENLPFLDPAQVAESSGTVGVVGLLILILTGIGWVEAIRSSQRLIHGLDQHPGNLVVRRLVDLGVLLVVFVLLGVSVAAVDALETLLRFLLRSTGSVGLTTVSAVLSVVVNAVLATLLLVAVPRLRMSRARLRPVVLLVAVGITLLNTVGRFWVGRVEHNPAYTVVATAVGLLVYLYLLNQLVLFGAALAATSRRGQVVDLASRPRPVDLDVESDPGTPGGAG